The Megachile rotundata isolate GNS110a chromosome 8, iyMegRotu1, whole genome shotgun sequence genome has a segment encoding these proteins:
- the ash1 gene encoding histone-lysine N-methyltransferase ash1 isoform X3 yields MSGDSGWSAVIHHPSELELQNWNWEENDGEQERELPSTVDMDAIKGGGSWDPTTELNDSVDSEEDSDSDDESSGGTEGSCSYSDSNSDSDDESSGEEEDTGSNSDCTSEHSEQTFSIQETNFESGALKLKITMKGPKKDDVEKSKCEKNRRNASKKVKANRGTKSSECSSEESDSSESRLPLQHMQQQQQNQPSQQQQQQQQQQQQHQPLQEINQEDLAAILPDQEHEDAPFDGFEDSESGRLVSKAIERMSLGADSDTSENGDQNPVPVYSSTLLQQFVEKTALLSEPRKRRSKVGKKVNDSEYPCVSNVSPDSGIQSVDNSPLHLAISPVSPPAPTQSPVQPVVTKPAVNVDRVLYPPKRKPGRPAKAVSAQPRGPGRPRLKPEVVEKIEKIEKIEKSGRTERNEKKETSSQQQKVVKEEPSKRGKVKSVIQQKTVASRSDKEDENELAKNLKDKSVCQKKRSCNISKQCSQGKVNRKRNNTSSAMRVKCLSRSVANKHGKEGIKCNGGTCKKIRKNKPGTGNKTTTPLRRQKQLACDRISNDRKVIGSNKRSLKENRSSTGPLGKRKTSLKKSVAPVTRRVLKENKSTKKATTGFETNGVGVQTLISLPVGEVLKAEKVENITSNKCDKATQPIHNHCHKHHHHKHRRRLLLPPKNPIRIHPCIIQELEKLIEEFSRSCSLGRNNSNAGYSELPQIFRVKKLTKKRKGDVTTSDDQKLKRRLKKEKTLSGSDSKGSTNSSTNSNPNEQRLPLKKRHYHVSSPHSSQSSNGSGTDVASNEANSTESHIEEAIEATITRYGGSSASFFQEDSVPVTPKKRHRDSENTSPDKSGATSSDLLEEKPLNQVEVQPRRKKKIVKDLRVTVTKLSAENHGAFEKTDNKTEKSEKSSSDSKSLKNHAEKNAKAVAEKSIKTDKSQTDKNEKRDISPEHVRLDKNIKVDAAEFHVPESFDESEITNETKPSQSNLSSNVPNPLNSSAVLVLTKKKMRRRKAINRTGFPTLKKKKKRILNSSEMDGSKGVTVNSEDGADIAADDQSLLKEGTEDSTMDSKTTLLNTEIEDVFTEELGIKHGTNNTVRVPSKSSLNSSPENSSALDQETAGREQPEPRSGQLRVRKDLVETDSSDNGSNKLCPVKFEKLQDSRSYDENASLEESLERYNASQKVVAELNEENVKKLERASSQANIKTENSTAFNGNQKKRRGSSSPCNLTPRNIKRLRSAGYDTENDVLSSSDILQEDHEVGKHSGSTHTRKKQSRWKKRYFQGGILQDYGKDYESKTRGNIENISASGKNKIVCETNEPASAALLSATYQCGKLLRQRKMPFQLPYDLWWLHTQSRLPGRESVPSWNYKKIRTNVYYDVKPTTLYEAQACECKPESGCGDDCINRMIFSECSPQLCPCGDKCENQKIQKHEWAPGLQKFMTEDKGWGVRTQQSIKSGVFILEYVGEVVSEREFKSRMATRYANDTHHYCLQLDGGLVIDGHRMGGDGRFVNHSCEPNCEMQKWSVHGLPRMALFASRDIKPGEELTYDYNFALFNPSEGQECRCGSSACRGVIGGKSQRVSKSITSLPTQCEPTERRSVGRPRKNVRKSNTVQSVNSKGICKSRKVGDTNLIHAPVLKPMSHQQRCFAQQHHCFLLRNLEKVRRVKSLVNQVQMQNGKTKVNNMGTVKEKGLGDAKIQSDAFFSQLTALTNTNTRTVRTRRLAQAQDDPEVHKTAKLAKVLKDLYSIVATANDENGQLLCTPFMTLPSKRKLPDYYEKISDPIDLTTIDQCIGTGHYKTAEHFDHDMIKLFDNNIRFFGRTSEMGIAAARLRKLYLSSKPDFVDAITDATGCPPSQGFLPPRGSTAGEEDVIRCICGLHRDEGLMIQCERCLVWQHCDCVKADTSIESYLCERCHPRPVDLEIPLEGDEEEEGKKHYVTLMRGDLQLRQGDTVYVLRDTPEKHTYKTIQKPDYEQMDIFRIERLWKNTEGERFVFGHHYLRPHETYHEPTRKFYENEVVCAPLYEAVPCDLVAERCWVLDPHTYCKGRPVGSTPEHTYVCEYRVDRAARLFTKVARARHQVCTKPYAFETFPQRIKHYRTYLPHSLEGIQVGSKMNKEKKKANNQDVDTNHKSESGDNAKSHSKDQQKSSTSKGRRRSNEILSITTPTTSYAQREEQRRRLNNILIGLLQKMPNKKDPLDLSFLLERNRRNRKRPGGLNP; encoded by the exons ATGTCTGGTGATTCAGGATGGAGCGCCGTTATTCACCATCCTTCGGAAttagaattgcaaaattggaactGGGAGGAAAACGATGGGGAGCAGGAAAGAGAGCTCCCATCGACTGTTGATATGGATGCCATAAAAGGCGGAGGTAGCTGGGATCCAACCACCGAACTTAATG ATTCGGTTGATTCAGAAGAGGATTCCGATTCCGACGACGAAAGTTCAGGCGGTACAGAAGGTAGTTGTTCTTATTCGGATTCAAATTCGGACTCGGACGACGAAAGTAGTGGTGAAGAAGAAGATACTGGCTCCAATTCGGATTGTACGTCAGAACACAGCGAACAAACATTTTCTATTCaagaaacaaattttgaatCG GGAGCGCTTAAATTAAAGATTACTATGAAAGGACCGAAAAAGGACGATGTCGAAAAATCGAAATGCGAAAAAAATAGGAGAAACGCGTCAAAGAAAGTTAAGGCCAATCGCGGAACGAAG TCGTCCGAATGCAGCAGCGAGGAATCGGATTCGTCGGAAAGCAGGCTACCTTTACAACACatgcaacaacagcaacagaaTCAGCCATctcaacaacagcaacaacaacaacaacagcagcaacaacaccAGCCGCTTCAAGAAATCAATCAAGAGGATTTGGCAGCTATTTTACCGGACCAAGAGCACGAAGACGCTCCGTTcgatggatttgaggattcagaaaGCGGTCGGTTAGTGTCGAAAGCCATTGAACGTATGTCACTCGGAGCCGATTCGGATACGAGCGAAAATGGCGATCAGAACCCTGTACCTGTGTATAGTTCCACATTATTGCAACAGTTCGTCGAAAAAACGGCTTTGCTATCAGAACCGAGGAAAAGACGAAGTAAAGTCGGGAAGAAGGTGAACGATTCGGAATATCCTTGCGTTTCAAACGTATCACCGGACTCGGGAATTCAATCGGTAGATAATAGTCCTTTACATTTGGCCATCAGTCCTGTAAGTCCGCCGGCTCCGACGCAATCCCCGGTGCAACCGGTTGTTACGAAGCCAGCGGTAAACGTAGATCGTGTTTTGTACCCGCCAAAACGAAAACCTGGAAGACCGGCAAAAGCGGTCTCCGCGCAACCTCGAGGTCCTGGTAGGCCAAGATTGAAACCGGAAGTCGTAGAGAAGATAGAGAAAATAGAAAAGATCGAAAAATCTGGGAGAACTGAGAGGAACGAAAAGAAGGAAACTTCGTCTCAACAgcaaaaagttgtaaaagaaGAACCGAGTAAAAGGGGAAAGGTAAAGTCGGTGATACAACAGAAAACTGTTGCGTCTCGAAGTGACAAGGAAGACGAAAATGAattggctaaaaatttgaaggaTAAATCTGTTTGTCAAAAGAAACGGAGTTGCAACATTTCCAAGCAGTGTTCTCAGGGAAAGGTAAATAGGAAAAGAAATAATACAAGTTCTGCGATGCGTGTCAAGTGCCTAAGTAGAAGCGTTGCGAATAAGCACGGAAAAGAAGGGATTAAATGTAATGGCGGAACGTGtaaaaaaataaggaaaaataAACCTGGTACAGGAAACAAGACGACAACTCCGTTACGACGACAAAAACAATTAGCTTGCGACAGAATATCCAATGACAGGAAGGTTATTGGTTCCAACAAGAGAAGCCTGAAAGAGAACAGAAGCAGTACGGGTCCTTTGGGTAAGAGGAAAACGTCGTTAAAAAAGAGCGTCGCACCGGTAACGCGACGTGTTTTAAAGGAAAATAAAAGCACCAAAAAGGCAACGACTGGGTTCGAAACGAACGGCGTTGGCGTGCAAACTCTGATATCTTTACCAGTTGGCGAGGTGCTAAAGGCGGAAAAAGTCGAGAATATAACCAGCAATAAATGCGACAAGGCAACGCAGCCTATACACAATCATTGCCATAAACACCATCATCACAAACATCGGCGGCGATTGTTGCTGCCGCCTAAAAATCCTATACGCATCCATCCGTGTATCATCCAAGAACTAGAAAAATTAATCGAAGAATTTTCCAGATCTTGCAGTTTAGGTAGGAACAATTCGAACGCCGGATACTCTGAATTACCACAGATTTTTCGTGTAAAGAAATTGACGAAGAAAAGGAAAGGCGACGTTACTACGAGTGATGATCAGAAATTAAAGAGGCGTttgaagaaggagaaaacactGTCGGGATCGGATTCGAAAGGCAGCACGAACTCTAGTACAAATTCGAATCCAAATGAACAGAGGTTACCTTTGAAAAAGAGACATTATCATGTGTCCAGTCCGCACAGTTCTCAAAGTTCGAACGGTAGCGGTACCGACGTGGCTTCGAACGAAGCGAATTCTACAGAAAGTCACATAGAGGAAGCAATCGAAGCAACGATAACGAGATACGGCGGTAGTTCAGCGTCTTTCTTCCAGGAAGACTCCGTACCAGTCACCCCGAAGAAAAGGCACAGAGACAGTGAAAACACAAGTCCTGACAAGTCGGGTGCAACGTCTTCAGACTTGCTGGAAGAGAAACCATTGAACCAGGTAGAAGTTCAACCTCGTCGGAAAAAGAAGATCGTTAAAGATCTTCGTGTAACCGTCACTAAATTATCCGCTGAGAATCATGGTGCTTTCGAGAAGACCGATAATAAAACTGAGAAATCCGAGAAATCTTCCAGCGATTCGAAAAGCTTGAAGAATCATGCGGAGAAGAATGCAAAGGCCGTTGcagaaaaatcaataaaaaccGATAAAAGCCAAACGGACAAGAACGAGAAGAGAGATATCTCGCCCGAACATGTTCGTTTGGACAAAAATATCAAAGTCGACGCTGCGGAATTTCATGTTCCGGAAAGCTTCGACGAAAGTGAAATCACAAACGAAACTAAACCATCGCAAAGTAATCTCAGTTCGAACGTTCCGAATCCATTGAATTCTTCTGCTGTACTGGTCTTAACCAAGAAAAAAATGAGACGACGAAAGGCTATTAATCGTACCGGTTTCCCAACgttaaagaaaaagaagaagagaatTCTGAATTCTAGCGAAATGGACGGATCGAAAGGTGTTACCGTAAACAGTGAGGATGGTGCAGATATCGCTGCCGATGATCAATCCTTACTGAAAGAAGGCACTGAAGATTCCACAATGGATAGCAAAACCACCTTATTAAATACGGAAATAGAAGACGTATTTACTGAGGAGCTTGGGATTAAACATGGTACCAACAACACTGTTCGAGTACCATCGAAATCCAGTCTAAACTCGAGTCCAGAGAATTCCAGTGCCTTGGACCAGGAAACGGCAGGTCGTGAACAGCCTGAACCTCGTTCGGGGCAATTGAGAGTTCGAAAAGACCTCGTTGAAACTGATAGTAGCGACAATGGATCCAACAAATTATGTCCTGTGAAGTTCGAAAAACTCCAAGATTCGAGATCGTACGATGAAAATGCGTCTCTGGAAGAGTCTCTCGAAAGATACAATGCAAGTCAAAAAGTGGTAGCTGAATTGAAcgaagaaaatgtgaaaaaattggAGCGTGCAAGTTCCCAAGCGAATATAAAAACCGAGAACTCTACCGCTTTTAACGGGAACCAGAAGAAACGACGAGGTTCCTCGAGTCCATGTAATCTTACTCCCAGAAATATAAAACGACTACGCAGTGCGGGTTACGACACGGAGAACGACGTTCTATCCAGCAGTGATATTCTTCAAGAAGATCACGAAGTTGGAAAACATTCGGGCTCAACGCACACGAGAAAGAAACAGTCCAGGTGGAAGAAGCGTTACTTTCAGGGTGGTATTTTACAGGATTATGGTAAAGATTATGAATCAAAAACGCGCGGAAATATCGAGAATATCAGTGCCTctggaaaaaataaaattgtctgtGAAACCAACGAACCCGCGTCAGCTGCATTATTGTCTGCTACGTACCAGTGTGGCAAGTTACTGCGTCAAAGGAAAATGCCTTTCCAGTTACCATACGATTTATGGTGGCTGCATACGCAATCCAGATTACCTGGTAGAGAGTCGGTACCATCATGGAATTATAA GAAAATTCGTACGAATGTATATTACGATGTCAAACCAACTACGTTGTACGAAGCCCAAGCCTGTGAGTGCAAACCAGAGAGCGGTTGCGGAGATGATTGTATCAATCGTATGATCTTTAGCGAATGCTCTCCCCAACTTTGTCCTTGTGGAGACAAATGCGAGAATCAAAAGATTCAGAAACACGAATGGGCTCCAGGTTTACAAAAGTTCATGACAGAGGACAAAGGTTGGGGCGTGAGGACGCAACAATCTATCAAATCTGGTGTTTTTATTCTTGAATATGTCGGAGAGGTTGTCTCTGAAAGAGAATTTAAATCCAGAATGGCGACGAG GTATGCCAACGATACACATCATTATTGCTTGCAATTGGATGGGGGTTTGGTAATCGATGGACATCGTATGGGAGGTGATGGAAGATTCGTAAACCATTCTTGCGAACCCAATTGTGAAATGCAAAAGTGGAGCGTTCATGGGCTTCCGCGTATGGCATTGTTCGCGTCCAGAGACATTAAACCTGGGGAAGAATTAACGTACGACTACAATTTTGCACTGTTCAATCCATCCGAGGGGCAAGAATGCAGATGTGGTAGTAGCGCTTGTAGAGGAGTAATAG GCGGGAAAAGTCAGAGAGTTTCAAAAAGTATCACCTCTCTTCCAACACAGTGTGAACCTACAGAAAGAAGGTCGGTCGGAAGACCAAGAAAAAACGTACGAAAATCCAATACTGTACAATCCGTGAACTCAAAGGGCATTTGTAAATCTCGAAAAGTAGGCGATACTAACTTGATTCATGCTCCTGTTCTAAAGCCTATGTCTCATCAACAGCGTTGTTTCGCGCAGCAACATCATTGTTTCCTcttaagaaatttagagaaaGTCAGGCGGGTTAAATCGTTAGTGAATCAGGTTCAGATGCAGAACGGCAAAACGAAAGTCAATAATATGGGTACCGTAAAGGAAAAGGGTCTTGGTGATGCCAAGATTCAATCCGATGCATTTTTCTCTCAATTAACTGCGCTGACTAATACGAACACGCGTACTGTCCGAACTAGGAGATTAGCACAAGCTCAGGATGATCCAGAAGTACATAAAACTGCAAAGTTGGCCAAG GTATTAAAAGATCTTTATAGCATCGTTGCAACTGCAAACGACGAAAACGGGCAGTTGTTGTGCACGCCGTTTATGACGTTACCTTCGAAAAGAAAGTTGCCAGATTATTATGAAAAAATATCAGATCCTATAGACTTAACTACAATTGATCAGTGTATTGGAACCGGTCATTATAAAACAGCCGAGCATTTTGATCATGACATGATTAAACTTTTCGATAATAATATAAGGTTCTTTGGAAGAACTTCCGAAATGGGCATCGCCGCAGCTAGATTAAGGAAATTATATTTGAGCAGTAAACCCGATTTTGTAGACGCGATAACAGATGCGACAGGTTGTCCGCCTTCTCAAGGTTTCTTACCTCCTCGAGGTTCAACTGCCGGCGAAGAAGATGTTATCAGGTGTATTTGTGGCTTGCACAG GGACGAAGGTTTGATGATTCAGTGCGAACGATGTCTCGTTTGGCAACATTGCGATTGCGTTAAGGCCGATACTAGCATAGAATCTTACTTATGCGAGAGATGTCACCCGCGACCAGTTGATCTGGAAATACCGTTGGAGGGCGATGAAGAAGAAGAGGGGAAGAAACACTACGTTACTTTGATGCGCGGTGATTTACAACTCAGGCAAGGAGACACTGTGTACGTGTTGAGAGATACACCCGAGAAACATACGTACAAAACTATTCAGAAACCGGATTATGAGCAAATGGACATCTTCAGAATTGAGAGGCTCTGGAAGAATACAGA AGGGGAAAGGTTCGTATTCGGTCATCATTACTTAAGACCCCATGAAACGTATCATGAGCCGACTCGAAAGTTCTACGAAAACGAAGTGGTGTGTGCTCCGTTGTACGAAGCAGTACCATGTGACTTGGTTGCTGAACGTTGTTGGGTTCTTGATCCTCATACATATTGTAAAG GACGACCGGTGGGTTCTACGCCAGAGCATACTTACGTGTGCGAGTATCGCGTTGATCGCGCTGCTCGACTTTTCACAAAAGTTGCCAGAGCTAGGCATCAAGTTTGCACGAAACCTTACGCGTTTGAAACGTTTCCACAACGTATTAAACATTACCGTACATATTTA CCCCATAGTCTCGAAGGAATACAGGTTGGAAGTAAAATGaacaaagaaaagaagaaagcgAACAATCAGGACGTGGATACAAACCACAAGTCGGAATCGGGTGACAACGCGAAATCACACAGTAAAGATCAACAAAAGTCCTCCACGAGTAAAGGTAGACGGCGATCGAATGAAATTTTATCTATCACTACACCCACTACATCGTACGCCCAG